In Vigna unguiculata cultivar IT97K-499-35 chromosome 3, ASM411807v1, whole genome shotgun sequence, a single genomic region encodes these proteins:
- the LOC114177867 gene encoding uncharacterized protein LOC114177867 isoform X1, whose protein sequence is MAGSKANAKRQSQKRKQTFDAEPQTSSKRHRSDIAPKRHSPWNNLELILCIQDKDHDLSSKVNQAFNFVRSRVENGVGACQDRNTIKLPRLISYLNDWIVTLLFPPNGKKNWGDAKTPQVEGIEAYMDIRCWEIFKFFLQESLKFHGSWSMPRNLLQTVQFVARDFLSLLEDTSISSGEVIISEERFKLYGTAIDCVSLVFLSHGGLSNKNLDLWVETAKVLVDLVLKTYSNSLDDSNVGALAQRFLWSVLQPFSKLGVHRAKKGFHNFVDKLLEPLLHLSSELHLRVNRSNPIWTSRLKEAVEEVLSHGLFHQVHISEFLSLHGSENDVTACDEKSNDSKTTIKSYTRHLFDVLNRIIARKNAMAMGSLGLLFHLYATSARKFKLDEGLKTTEKIGDSRQPVPGKHCNSNNISADIQKSLFNFFVLIMEPLLLKINAYIEVEVDANTLLLDLHGLLKSIGNLLAIFMREKVYLRTEDTSGGACLNFLKKIFNTLITSSTSVLHFSNYDTTNKMEIYGLPANEILVAMGYLLQIEYEVIGEGLVNLWLLILSFSAINCNLGNAFDQCSLPCTLPALECQTIHLYSQLRQVEVAILALCKAIRLIICPEGYTEEISSRFLTFLSNEVHSEAVERLLSSQNFIHAIYKAVESIPEGQVCGCIRQIRDDISESLMWMKDFCPLVDGKKSQFFNLQVELFGRGLSRLYCLVLGSVTVTDGNRNLFGVSVKELMELIRPYLSILVGQQPDTICKFFSSVTGQTVDQVIRKGKFLKKFGMSSQWVLVFFFQLYVSCQTLYRQAIPIPPDLPKKSAEVVDYTSYSACELMDRIDEIDFGFFSWIVQPSGSLLDVMKFISDIYLKHGSDDSSPLIYIFQSMALRRLVDVNKQIILFKYMQKKHDLQKPYKSKINTLKEEAVGLTNFVMENLSCVFQSPIFVSDYVTCEDVVSVATQSNECDLGVYFADRKSLQTLIWSNLCKSVDVWSNHASKKQMKKFFSHLLHTYLQSGTHNFQESGVQEIDKFKLLKMVTLSEISSELLNDSLLYKQKFVQRNLASIFCHALEKYALPLFNNVPCTDVNLQSLPNWVEFLSTLDKSTVLIDENKEIPEDCSAVESSTTHSHSKLPADISRKEKTFPVTDKVFRDCHHLLDLLCWMQDINARSFLGLMTCIFNLERLLVSAILYFQCTVHQDYYCEYLRLFVSCRRALWCILIGFYEKAEIIQSLPNTIVSESSFPVMWITKSLSVVVGITEAFSAENIILCKSMIFSLLDYTSHVLFSIGKYQSVCAISINKEAEMSCEEISNHMICHEENNLLSSSQSSPKLEALKCLTFMAENLKEHKHSLLVSINNSPHNVSVGSGLTTENIIRFSSAVCCFSRVLWGLTSSTGQRDAKDIEEKQILMWKSEHASELNSCISVFMELSDVFVNKFLFESNQLSKSSHNTQHSEDPAKANTSAGPENECKAAATCFTLSVDNVSKGVNDLGRALNPKGENSVARVLAGVDYSEAQGLNKHFLRSLVKGDHPEIALLLRQLLIAFSSLLRLNLQRNDRLLPSSLVSTFIEISQLLLLEFVEMVVVPQQSALLLLDGAHSYLRELVSYFPFTDPTSSRKVYTELIQIHMRAIGKTILLQGKGRTLTFHERQSSTKPLRCGSVEAYSSTELHCFALDEFRTRLRKSFRAYIERSSELHLLSTIQVIERSLVGILEGCTVIYDVKTSKDGEEILSVVAGGIDCFRMVLEFVSGRKGLKMIKRHSQSLVSAVFNIIVHLQSLHIFYDNLASGTVASTPDPGSAILMGVEVLVTVSRKQAQFPMDVGQILHIPAVLFQNVCQFRVTKASGPSESLMISKQHICDPVKRMGHVDHQFLVSLFIVSCQLLCTIIMHRPSECRQCVAHLEASVAVLLNCMETVSDDESKMNKGFFSSEEELKCACFMRRIYEEIEQKKDIFSRQCSLFLSNYIWVYSGYGPKRSGIRREVDEALRPGVYALIDACSVDDLQYLHTVFGEGPCRNTLANLLHDRKLNKYEGKV, encoded by the exons ATGGCCGGTTCGAAAGCAAATGCAAAGAGGCAAAGTCAGAAGCGAAAACAGACATTCGATGCCGAACCTCAAACTTCTTCCAAACGGCACCGTTCTGATATTGCTCCGAAGCGTCACAGTCCCTGGAACAATCTTGAACTCATACTTTGCATCCAAGACAAAGACCATGATCTTTCCAG TAAGGTTAATCAGGCATTTAATTTTGTGCGGTCAAGAGTGGAAAATGGTGTTGGCGCTTGTCAGGATCGTAATACTATAAAACTTCCAAGACTAATATCTTACCTTAATGATTGGATCGTGACATTGTTATTTCCTCCAAATGGGAAGAAAAACTGGGGCGATGCGAAGACACCACAAGTCGAGGGAATTGAGGCATATATGGATATTCGTTGTTGGGAGAtattcaagttcttcttgcaGGAATCTTTGAAGTTTCACGGCTCCTGGAGTATGCCCCGGAACCTCCTACAAACTGTTCAGTTTGTTGCCAGAGATTTTCTGTCACTGCTAGAAGACACCTCTATTAGTTCAGGAGAAGTTATTATATCTGAAGAAAGGTTTAAATTGTATGGTACGGCTATTGATTGTGTTTCGTTGGTATTCTTGTCTCATGGTGGGTTGTCAAATAAAAACTTGGACTTGTGGGTTGAGACAGCCAAGGTGTTGGTTGATCTTGTGCTGAAAACTTATAGCAATAGCCTTGATGACAGCAATGTGGGTGCTCTTGCACAACGCTTTCTGTGGTCAGTGCTTCAGCCCTTCTCTAAGTTGGGTGTCCATCGAGCTAAGAAAGGATTTCATAATTTTGTGGATAAACTTCTTGAGCCGCTGTTGCATTTATCTAGTGAGTTGCATCTTCGGGTTAATAGAAGTAATCCCATTTGGACGTCGAGATTAAAAGAGGCAGTGGAAGAAGTCCTTTCTCATGGCCTTTTTCATCAAGTGCATATTTCTGAGTTTTTAAGCCTACATGGTTCAGAAAATGATGTTACTGCATGTGATGAAAAATCAAATGACTCAAAAACAACCATTAAGAGTTATACTAGACATTTATTTGATGTACTGAATAGAATTATAGCTAGGAAGAATGCTATGGCCATGGGTAGCTTAGGCttgttatttcatttatatGCTACTTCAGCAAGAAAATTCAAACTAGATGAAGGGCTCAAGACAACAGAGAAAATAGGTGATTCAAGGCAACCAGTGCCAGGAAAACATTGTAACTCAAATAATATTTCTGCAGACATTCAAAAatctctttttaatttttttgtactgATTATGGAACCCCTTTTGCTGAAGATTAATGCCTACATTGAAGTTGAAGTAGATGCCAATACCCTGTTGTTGGATCTTCATGGTTTACTAAAGTCTATTGGTAATTTGCTTGCTATTTTTATGCGAGAGAAAGTTTATTTGAGAACAGAAGACACATCTGGAGGAGCTTGTCTTAATTTcttgaagaaaatatttaatacactGATAACTAGTTCTACTAGTGTACTCCATTTCTCCAATTATGATACAACTAACAAGATGGAGATATATGGTTTGCCTGCTAATGAGATTCTAGTCGCTATGGGATATCTTTTGCAGATTGAATATGAGGTTATTGGTGAAGGCTTGGTAAATTTATGGCTTCTTATCTTGTCATTCTCTGCCATTAATTGCAATTTGGGGAATGCTTTTGATCAATGCTCATTACCTTGTACTCTACCTGCCCTGGAGTGCCAAACAATTCATCTCTACAGTCAACTACGCCAG GTGGAAGTTGCTATTTTAGCACTGTGCAAAGCTATAAGGCTTATTATATGTCCGGAGGGTTATACTGAAGAAATTTCTTCTAGGTTCTTGACATTTCTGTCTAATGAAGTTCATTCTGAAGCAGTTGAAAGGCTGTTATCTTCACAGAATTTCATTCATGCCATTTATAAAGCTGTTGAATCTATTCCAGAAGGGCAGGTGTGTGGGTGTATTAGACAGATAAGAGATGATATTTCAGAATCTCTCATGTGGATGAAAGATTTCTGCCCATTGGTTGATGgcaagaaatcacaattttttaatCTACAAGTGGAACTGTTTGGTAGAGGGCTATCTAGACTGTATTGTTTAGTTCTTGGTTCGGTGACGGTAACCGACGGTAACCGCAATCTTTTTGGAGTTTCCGTAAAAGAACTTATGGAATTAATTCGTCCCTACTTGAGTATTCTAGTTGGACAGCAGCCAGATACAATCTGCAAGTTCTTTTCTTCTGTCACAGGTCAAACTGTTGATCAAGTGATTAGAAAGggaaaatttttaaagaaatttggTATGTCCAGCCAATGGGTTCTTGTGTTCTTCTTTCAGTTATATGTGTCTTGCCAAACCTTATATAGGCAAGCAATCCCTATACCTCCTGATTTGCCAAAAAAATCTGCAGAGGTGGTGGATTACACATCATATTCTGCTTGTGAGTTGATGGACAGGATTGATGAGATAGACTTCGGCTTTTTTTCTTGGATTGTTCAACCCTCAGGTTCCCTCCTTGatgttatgaaatttatttctGACATATATCTTAAACATGGCTCAGATGATTCTTCCCCTTTGATCTATATCTTTCAATCTATGGCTCTTCGAAGGCTTGTTGACGTGAATAAACAGATTATATTGTTCAAGTATATGCAAAAGAAGCATGATTTGCAGAAGCCTTATAAATCTAAAATCAACACACTGAAGGAAGAAGCGGTTGGACTTACTAATTTTGTTATGGAAAATTTATCATGTGTGTTTCAATCCCCAATCTTTGTTTCTGATTATGTAACTTGTGAAGATGTAGTTTCTGTGGCTACTCAAAGCAATGAATGTGATCTAGGAGTTTATTTTGCTGACAGAAAGTCATTGCAAACACTCATCTGGTCTAATCTTTGCAAAAGTGTTGATGTTTGGAGCAACCATGCTTCAAAGAAGCAAATGAAAAAGTTCTTCTCACATTTACTCCATACTTACCTTCAAAGTGGAACACATAATTTTCAAGAGTCAGGTGTGCAAGAAATTGACAAATTTAAGCTGCTGAAGATGGTCACTCTGTCAGAAATATCATCAGAACTTTTAAATGATTCTCTTTTGTATAAACAAAAA TTTGTCCAAAGGAATCTGGCCTCAATATTCTGCCATGCTTTGGAGAAATATGCACTGCCATTATTTAATAATGTTCCTTGTACTGATGTGAATCTTCAGTCATTGCCTAATTGGGTTGAGTTTTTAAGCACCCTTGACAAGTCAACAGTGCTTATTGATGAGAATAAAGAGATTCCGGAAGATTGTTCTGCTGTGGAAAGTTCAACCACTCATTCACACAGCAAACTTCCTGCAGATATCAGcagaaaagaaaagactttCCCTGTCACTGACAAAGTTTTTCGAGATTGCCACCATTTACTTGATCTCTTATGTTGGATGCAAGATATAAATGCAAGATCATTTTTAGGTCTCATGACTTGTATTTTCAACCTTGAACG GCTTCTTGTCAGTGCTATTCTGTATTTTCAGTGTACAGTGCACCAAGATTATTATTGTGAGTACTTAAGATTATTTGTCTCGTGTCGGAGGGCATTATGGTGTATATTAATTGGATTTTATGAGAAGGCAGAGATTATTCAATCATTACCGAACACAATTGTTTCTGAAAGTTCGTTCCCTGTTATGTGGATTACAAAGTCATTATCTGTGGTTGTGGGGATTACAGAGGCATTCTCTGCAGAAAATATTATTCTGTGTAAATCTATGATTTTTTCCTTGTTGGATTACACATCACATGTCTTGTTCAGCATAGGTAAATATCAAAGTGTTTGTGCTATTTCCATTAATAAAGAAGCTGAAATGTCATGTGAAGAGATCTCTAATCATATGATATGCCATGAAGAGAATAATTTACTTTCATCTTCTCAGAGCTCCCCCAAGCTTGAGGCATTGAAATGTTTAACCTTTATGGCTGAGAATTTGAAAGAGCATAAACACAGTTTGCTTGTTTCTATTAACAATTCCCCTCATAATGTCAGCGTGGGATCTGGTCTTACCACTGAAAACATCATTAGATTCTCGTCTGCAGTTTGTTGTTTTAGTAGAGTGTTATGGGGCCTCACATCTTCCACTGGGCAAAGAGATGCTAAAgatattgaagaaaaacaaatattgatgTGGAAAAGTGAGCATGCCTCTGAACTAAATAGTTGTATATCTGTTTTCATGGAGCTTTCTGATGTTTTTGTAAACAAATTTCTTTTCGAGAGTAACCAACTTTCCAAAAGTTCACACAATACACAGCATTCTGAAGATCCAGCTAAGGCTAATACCTCAGCTGGTCCAGAAAATGAATGTAAAGCTGCTGCAACTTGCTTTACTTTATCAGTTGATAATGTCTCCAAGGGTGTCAATGATCTAGGAAGGGCTTTGAATCCAAAAGGTGAAAACTCTGTTGCGAGGGTTTTGGCCGGGGTGGACTACTCTGAGGCACAGGGTCTAAATAAGCATTTTTTGCGAAGTTTGGTAAAAGGTGATCACCCTGAAATAGCTCTTTTGCTGAGACAACTGCTAATTGCTTTCTCATCTCTTTTGAGGTTAAATTTGCAGAGAAATGATCGTCTCTTACCTTCTAGTCTTGTATCCACTTTCATTGAAATTTCACAACTCCTATTACTAGAATTTGTGGAGATGGTTGTGGTCCCACAACAATCTGCTTTGCTGTTGTTAGATGGCGCTCACAGCTATTTGAGAGAATTGGTTAGTTATTTTCCTTTCACTGATCCTACATCCTCTAGAAAAGTCTACACAGAATTGATTCAGATTCACATGAGGGCAATAGGCAAGACCATTTTGTTGCAAGGAAAAGGGCGAACACTAACCTTTCATGAAAGACAGTCAAGTACAAAGCCACTTCGTTGTGGATCAGTTGAAGCTTATTCTTCTACTGAATTGCACTGCTTTGCCTTGGATGAATTTAGAACCAGGCTGCGGAAGTCATTCAGAGCATATATAGAGAGGTCATCTGAGCTGCATCTTTTGTCTACTATACAGGTCATTGAGAGATCTCTAGTTGGTATTCTAGAAGGATGTACTGTGATTTATGATGTAAAAACAAGTAAAGATGGGGAGGAAATTTTGTCAGTTGTGGCAGGTGGCATTGATTGCTTCAGGATGGTTCTTGAATTTGTTTCAG gTCGGAAAGGCTTGAAGATGATTAAAAGACACAGCCAGAGTTTAGTATCTGCTGTTTTCAACATTATTGTGCATTTACAGAGCcttcatattttttatgataacttGGCATCTGGAACAGTTGCCAGTACTCCTGATCCTGGGTCAGCCATTCTCATGGGTGTTGAAGTACTGGTTACAGTATCTAGAAAACAGGCTCAATTCCCAATGGATGTGGGTCAAATATTACATATCCCTGCTGTACTCTTTCAGAATGTTTGTCAGTTTAGAGTTACTAAAGCGTCTGGTCCATCAGAATCATTGATGATTTCAAAACAGCATATTTGTGATCCAGTAAAGAGAATGGGTCACGTTGATCACCAGTTCTTAGTTAGCCTCTTCATTGTGTCTTGTCAACTATTGTGTACCATTATTATGCATCGTCCAag TGAGTGCAGACAGTGTGTTGCCCATCTTGAAGCTTCTGTTGCGGTTCTTCTTAATTGCATGGAGACAGTTTCTGATGATGAATCAAAAATGAATAAGGGTTTCTTTTCTTCAGAAGAGGAACTAAAATGTGCCTGTTTTATGAGAAGAATTTATGAAGAG ATAGAACAGAAAAAAGATATCTTTAGTCGTCAATGTTCTCTGTTTTTATCCAATTACATATGGGTTTATTCAGGATATGGTCCCAAGAGAAGTGGCATCAGAAG AGAAGTAGATGAAGCTCTAAGACCGGGTGTCTATGCTTTAATAGACGCTTGCTCAGTTGATGATCTTCAATATCTTCATACTGTTTTTGGAG AGGGACCTTGCAGAAACACCCTGGCCAATCTTTTGCATGATCGCAAACTCAACAAATACGAAGGAAAAGTTTGA